In the genome of Persephonella sp. KM09-Lau-8, one region contains:
- a CDS encoding PIN domain-containing protein produces the protein MRVLIDTNVILDLLLDRKPFSKQSALLISKVEKGEFTGVLCAITITTIYYLVRKSLDKKEAEKSIDLIFSLFEMATVNRTVLETARKLDFNDFEDAVIYASAIHSNCDVLITRNMKNFKADDIPIYEPEEFLNILKRD, from the coding sequence TTGAGAGTTTTAATAGACACCAATGTGATTTTAGATCTTTTATTAGATAGGAAACCTTTCTCGAAACAATCAGCTTTGCTAATTTCAAAAGTAGAAAAAGGAGAGTTTACTGGAGTTTTGTGTGCTATAACAATAACAACAATTTATTATTTGGTTAGAAAATCATTAGATAAAAAAGAGGCAGAAAAAAGTATAGACCTGATTTTTTCTTTATTTGAGATGGCCACTGTTAATAGGACTGTGTTAGAAACAGCACGAAAATTAGACTTTAATGATTTTGAAGATGCAGTAATTTATGCCTCAGCTATACATTCAAACTGTGATGTCTTAATCACAAGGAATATGAAAAATTTCAAAGCTGATGATATCCCAATATATGAACCTGAAGAATTCCTAAACATACTCAAAAGAGATTAA
- a CDS encoding EAL domain-containing protein, with product MIKFAICPHDTKKGLDRWERIIKSLEDIFSQEIKPILFKNHFEEVKKLESDKIEIDIYYASPDICFKLEEKGFIPLAKFCSQFDEILIIKKKGKKIPKKAKVGISPYKYMYLAFLEEDIKKKHIDIIYIYSYPELTDKLLDEEIDIAFIYKEFYEYLPEDSKNQIKILKKLNTNFFHTFMVRKDFYKKNEKEIETFIERNGLERITKGELKKLKSNFHLIKNLREIIEEKVIFESILEFPHVFIVIYQDYFVFADETFRKFTGYTLEELKKLHPEDLIAEDEKKPAMREIISRRRKGEFFEKEYSQLKIKTKHGKVKYILAFSRTILYKGQYGGIVLGIDITKGEKIERFYKFMKEINQLIIKEFDEKKMFQKAVDDLIDIVEFEKAGFFKLENNKVKLVYGRNTLEEEAKFAEFMLYRWYRDTKYPTLIISNIEKSNLHPSIKDRIKSYGYNSFFVIPIFKKNKLHGFLTGGSSEVGFINRDVNSVLNEIKRDLSFALDKIENLKELRIITNAIEKSKEWFMITDSEGRIIYANQTVSRISGYKKEELIGNTPRIFKSEYQTQNFYKKLWKSIKAGKDFEAVFVNRTKDGKLFYLDLLIHPIKLKNKEIYFVATGRDITKEVYLSSEVEKYKFYDPLTQLLNAYGFSFNISEKLKNTRNLGALIIIDIYNMSYINNVYGEDTGDKLLQFLAKQLETNFKKEDIKARIGGDEFGLFIHGLKKKEDIKIILERIYEIFSSPVKINSMEIEISFDIGISIYPVDGRSFQTLYKKAFIALTSAKKEGKNVIKFYNPQMEKLARKSIFIENLVKKAIKENLFVFHYQPYFSQKEFKLEGAECLVRIKDGENIYFPDTFIDFLEKSEFITEFEDILIKNAVEKIKQWGIRISINISGRSFLDKYFYKKFENIPQDIRQNIILEVTERELLRDIKLAQHNIQNLKKLGLSIAIDDFGTGYSSFSYLKDLQIDILKIDISFIRDMLKGKSEQAIVETIIQLAHRLGMKTLAEGVEEKEQIKMLQNFGCDYLQGYYFQKPTDEESFNNYLNQILKS from the coding sequence ATGATTAAATTTGCTATATGCCCACATGACACAAAAAAAGGTTTGGATAGATGGGAAAGAATTATTAAATCTCTTGAGGATATTTTTTCTCAAGAAATAAAACCTATTTTATTTAAAAATCACTTCGAAGAAGTAAAAAAGTTAGAATCTGACAAAATAGAAATAGATATATATTACGCATCCCCTGATATATGTTTCAAATTAGAAGAAAAAGGATTTATCCCTTTAGCTAAATTTTGTTCTCAATTTGATGAAATTCTTATCATAAAAAAGAAAGGAAAAAAAATTCCTAAAAAAGCAAAGGTAGGGATAAGCCCTTATAAGTATATGTATTTAGCCTTCTTAGAAGAAGATATCAAAAAGAAACATATAGATATAATCTATATATATTCTTATCCAGAACTTACAGATAAATTACTTGATGAAGAAATAGATATAGCTTTTATATACAAAGAGTTCTATGAATATTTACCAGAAGATTCAAAAAATCAAATCAAAATATTAAAAAAATTAAATACTAACTTTTTCCATACATTTATGGTTCGTAAAGATTTCTACAAAAAAAATGAAAAAGAAATTGAGACTTTTATAGAAAGAAATGGCCTCGAAAGAATTACCAAAGGAGAATTGAAAAAACTAAAATCTAATTTCCATCTAATAAAAAATCTCAGAGAAATAATAGAAGAAAAAGTTATTTTTGAATCAATATTGGAATTTCCACACGTATTTATTGTGATATATCAAGATTACTTTGTTTTTGCCGACGAAACCTTTAGAAAATTCACAGGATATACATTAGAAGAATTAAAAAAATTACATCCAGAAGATCTCATAGCAGAAGATGAGAAAAAACCAGCTATGAGAGAAATAATATCACGGAGAAGAAAAGGAGAATTTTTCGAAAAAGAATACTCTCAATTAAAGATAAAAACTAAACACGGGAAAGTCAAATATATTTTAGCATTTTCAAGAACAATACTATATAAAGGCCAATACGGAGGAATAGTTTTAGGAATTGATATAACAAAAGGAGAAAAAATAGAAAGATTCTATAAGTTTATGAAAGAAATTAACCAGTTAATAATCAAGGAATTTGATGAGAAAAAGATGTTTCAAAAAGCCGTAGATGACTTAATAGATATAGTTGAATTTGAAAAAGCAGGTTTTTTTAAACTTGAAAATAATAAAGTTAAATTGGTCTATGGAAGAAATACCTTAGAAGAAGAAGCAAAATTCGCAGAATTTATGCTCTATAGATGGTATAGAGACACCAAATATCCAACTCTAATAATTTCAAACATTGAAAAATCTAATCTGCATCCCTCTATAAAAGATAGAATCAAATCCTATGGATACAATTCATTTTTTGTAATTCCAATCTTCAAGAAAAACAAACTTCATGGATTTCTGACAGGAGGTTCTTCTGAAGTAGGATTCATTAACAGAGACGTAAATTCCGTATTGAATGAAATCAAAAGAGATCTAAGTTTCGCCCTAGATAAAATAGAAAATTTAAAAGAGCTTAGAATAATCACCAATGCCATAGAAAAATCAAAAGAATGGTTCATGATAACAGACTCAGAAGGAAGAATAATATATGCCAATCAAACAGTTTCCAGGATTTCAGGATATAAAAAAGAAGAACTTATAGGAAATACACCACGAATTTTTAAATCTGAATATCAAACACAAAACTTTTATAAAAAACTTTGGAAATCTATTAAAGCAGGCAAAGATTTTGAGGCAGTTTTTGTAAACAGAACGAAGGATGGAAAGTTATTTTATTTAGATCTTTTAATACATCCTATAAAACTTAAAAACAAAGAAATATATTTTGTCGCAACAGGAAGAGATATTACAAAAGAGGTTTATTTATCCTCAGAAGTTGAAAAATATAAATTCTATGACCCACTTACCCAGCTTTTAAATGCCTATGGATTTTCATTTAACATATCTGAAAAACTTAAAAATACCAGAAATCTGGGAGCACTAATTATAATCGATATTTACAATATGTCTTATATAAACAATGTGTATGGAGAGGATACAGGCGATAAACTATTACAATTTTTAGCAAAACAGTTGGAAACAAACTTTAAAAAGGAAGATATAAAAGCAAGAATAGGTGGTGATGAGTTTGGTTTGTTTATTCACGGCCTTAAGAAAAAAGAGGATATAAAAATTATTTTGGAAAGGATTTACGAGATATTCTCCAGTCCTGTAAAGATAAACAGTATGGAAATTGAGATTTCTTTTGATATTGGTATATCTATATACCCTGTAGATGGAAGAAGTTTTCAGACCCTTTATAAAAAAGCCTTTATAGCCCTTACATCTGCAAAGAAAGAGGGTAAAAATGTGATTAAGTTTTATAATCCACAGATGGAAAAGCTGGCCAGAAAATCAATTTTTATAGAAAATCTGGTAAAAAAGGCAATAAAAGAAAATCTGTTTGTATTTCATTATCAGCCTTATTTCAGTCAAAAAGAATTTAAACTTGAAGGGGCAGAATGCCTTGTAAGGATAAAAGACGGAGAAAATATATATTTTCCAGACACTTTTATTGATTTCCTTGAAAAAAGTGAATTTATTACAGAATTTGAGGATATTTTAATAAAAAATGCTGTAGAAAAGATAAAACAATGGGGAATAAGAATATCCATAAACATATCAGGTAGAAGCTTTTTAGATAAGTATTTTTATAAAAAATTTGAAAATATCCCACAGGATATAAGACAGAATATAATCCTTGAAGTTACAGAAAGGGAACTGCTAAGGGATATAAAACTGGCACAGCATAACATTCAAAACCTTAAAAAACTAGGACTTTCCATAGCTATAGATGACTTTGGAACAGGATATTCATCCTTTTCTTATCTAAAAGACCTTCAGATTGATATACTTAAAATTGATATATCATTTATCAGAGATATGTTAAAAGGTAAAAGCGAACAGGCCATTGTAGAAACAATAATCCAGCTGGCTCACAGGCTCGGCATGAAAACCCTCGCTGAAGGAGTTGAGGAAAAAGAGCAAATTAAAATGCTTCAGAATTTTGGTTGTGATTATCTTCAGGGCTATTACTTCCAGAAGCCAACCGATGAAGAAAGCTTCAACAACTACCTAAATCAAATCCTCAAAAGCTGA
- the hypB gene encoding hydrogenase nickel incorporation protein HypB — MCKDCGCSITDTHHHHDHEHHHHHHHGNPTLEDKKTVEVITKILDANDKQAESNRKHFDQHGIFAINLMSSPGAGKTTLLEKTIELLGDELKIGVIEGDLETNRDAERIRAKGVPAYQITTGQACHLDAFMVHEGIHHLPLEELDIVFVENVGNLVCPASYDIGTHLNVVLLSVPEGDDKPAKYPVMFRSADLMLITKIDLLPYFDFDVKKAIEEARALNPKMDVIQISTKTEEGLDKWINYIKLKSSLRSIV, encoded by the coding sequence ATGTGTAAAGATTGCGGTTGTTCTATAACAGATACACATCATCACCATGACCATGAACACCATCATCACCATCATCATGGAAATCCAACCCTTGAGGATAAAAAAACTGTTGAAGTAATTACAAAAATCCTTGATGCAAATGATAAACAGGCAGAAAGCAACAGAAAACATTTTGACCAACATGGAATTTTTGCCATAAATCTTATGAGTTCTCCTGGTGCTGGGAAAACAACCCTTTTGGAAAAAACCATTGAACTGCTTGGAGATGAGCTGAAAATTGGTGTTATAGAAGGAGATTTAGAGACTAATAGGGACGCAGAGAGAATAAGAGCCAAAGGAGTTCCTGCATATCAAATCACAACAGGACAGGCCTGCCATCTTGATGCATTTATGGTTCATGAGGGAATTCATCATCTGCCCCTTGAAGAGCTTGATATTGTATTTGTAGAAAATGTTGGAAACCTTGTTTGCCCTGCTTCCTACGATATAGGAACTCACCTTAATGTTGTTCTACTTTCTGTTCCTGAAGGGGATGATAAACCAGCTAAATATCCTGTAATGTTTAGAAGTGCTGATCTTATGCTTATTACCAAGATAGACCTTCTTCCTTACTTTGATTTTGATGTCAAAAAAGCCATTGAAGAGGCAAGAGCTTTAAATCCTAAAATGGATGTTATCCAGATTTCCACAAAAACAGAAGAAGGTTTAGATAAATGGATTAATTACATTAAACTAAAATCCTCTTTAAGAAGCATAGTATAA
- a CDS encoding hydrogenase small subunit, whose protein sequence is MQFFDREHLRSIFTKPTNYINTNRGKEYYDNLYKKMEKRLNELKAQQPVKEAEIKFQELLETWELSRRDFLKWVSATTAMLMLPPQFEPLVAQAAEVMNRVPIIWINIQDCAGNTEALLRSASPTVDELILEYLSVEYQEVIMAAAGDQAEENLHKAVKDFDGKYLLFVEGSIPVGMPEAFTIGRHPKTGVEHVKHLAEHAAAVIAVGACACFGGVPAAYPNPTGAVGVMDIVKGKPIVNIPACPANPANITGVVIHYILTGELPELDSLLRPKFAFGYRIHDNCERRAHFDAGEFVEEWGDEGAKNNFCLYKMGCKGPFTFNNCSIVRYNEGTNWPIGVGRGCIGCSEPDFWDKYATERPLADSDIQPPGLHGVEATVDEVGLGILTATAIGIGVHAVASAIAGKKDETKEEQ, encoded by the coding sequence ATGCAGTTCTTTGATAGGGAACATCTAAGGTCTATTTTCACCAAACCTACAAACTACATAAACACCAACCGCGGTAAAGAGTATTACGACAATCTCTACAAAAAAATGGAAAAAAGACTCAACGAGCTTAAAGCTCAGCAACCTGTTAAAGAAGCAGAAATCAAGTTTCAAGAACTTCTTGAGACATGGGAACTTTCCAGAAGGGATTTCTTAAAATGGGTTTCTGCAACAACTGCAATGCTTATGCTTCCTCCTCAGTTTGAGCCTCTTGTGGCACAGGCAGCTGAGGTAATGAACAGGGTTCCAATTATATGGATAAATATCCAGGACTGTGCCGGAAACACAGAAGCATTACTTAGGAGTGCATCACCAACTGTTGATGAGCTCATTTTAGAGTATCTGTCTGTTGAGTATCAAGAGGTTATAATGGCTGCAGCTGGAGATCAGGCTGAAGAAAATCTCCACAAGGCAGTAAAAGATTTTGACGGAAAATATTTACTATTTGTAGAAGGCTCAATTCCAGTTGGAATGCCTGAAGCATTTACCATAGGAAGACACCCTAAAACAGGGGTTGAGCATGTAAAACATCTTGCTGAGCATGCAGCTGCAGTAATAGCTGTCGGTGCCTGTGCATGCTTTGGAGGTGTTCCAGCAGCTTATCCAAATCCAACAGGTGCCGTTGGTGTAATGGATATAGTAAAAGGTAAACCTATAGTAAATATCCCTGCATGTCCTGCAAACCCTGCAAATATCACAGGTGTTGTAATCCATTATATCCTCACTGGAGAACTTCCTGAGCTTGACAGTCTTTTAAGACCAAAATTTGCCTTTGGATATAGGATTCACGACAACTGTGAAAGAAGAGCCCACTTTGATGCCGGAGAGTTTGTGGAGGAATGGGGAGATGAGGGAGCAAAAAACAATTTCTGTCTGTATAAAATGGGCTGTAAAGGACCATTTACCTTTAATAACTGTTCAATAGTCAGATATAACGAAGGAACCAACTGGCCTATTGGTGTAGGAAGAGGATGTATCGGTTGTTCTGAACCAGATTTTTGGGACAAGTATGCAACAGAAAGACCACTGGCAGATAGTGATATACAACCACCAGGTTTACATGGAGTTGAAGCCACTGTTGATGAAGTAGGTCTTGGAATCCTTACAGCTACAGCAATTGGAATTGGTGTTCATGCTGTAGCAAGTGCCATTGCAGGCAAAAAAGATGAAACAAAGGAAGAACAATAG
- the cbiM gene encoding cobalt transporter CbiM, giving the protein MHIPDGYLSPITYIPSYAVAVPLMAYGIKKLKEKLNDETFPLISSLTAMSFLIMMINIPIPGGTSGHAIGTAAISILIDPWIAFISVSLVLLIQALIFGDGGITAWAVNSLAIGFVASFVAYYTYKALSKFNENIALFISGWLSIVAASFVVAVFLGIQPVIAHTPDGKPLFFPFGLEITIPALVGSHILYFGIVEGLYTLIVVKFIEKIKNPFFKERVKNA; this is encoded by the coding sequence ATGCATATTCCAGATGGTTATTTATCGCCTATAACATATATACCCTCTTATGCTGTGGCTGTGCCCCTTATGGCTTATGGAATAAAGAAACTAAAAGAAAAGCTTAATGACGAGACATTTCCGCTGATATCTTCTTTAACTGCGATGTCTTTTCTAATTATGATGATAAATATCCCTATTCCTGGGGGAACAAGCGGACATGCTATTGGAACAGCTGCAATTTCCATCCTGATAGATCCATGGATAGCTTTTATTTCTGTTAGTCTTGTTTTACTGATACAGGCACTTATTTTTGGGGATGGTGGGATAACGGCCTGGGCTGTTAATTCTCTGGCAATAGGATTTGTTGCATCATTTGTTGCTTATTACACATACAAAGCATTATCTAAATTTAATGAAAATATAGCCCTATTTATCTCTGGGTGGCTTTCTATTGTGGCTGCTTCTTTTGTTGTTGCAGTTTTCCTTGGAATTCAGCCTGTTATAGCCCATACTCCTGATGGAAAACCTTTATTCTTTCCATTTGGACTGGAAATTACAATTCCTGCTCTTGTTGGTTCCCATATACTTTATTTTGGTATAGTTGAGGGATTATATACACTTATTGTTGTTAAATTCATTGAAAAAATAAAAAATCCGTTTTTTAAGGAAAGGGTAAAAAATGCATAA
- a CDS encoding nickel-dependent hydrogenase large subunit: protein MPKVHKTVLNRVEGEIELKLIWENGKIKDAFIIAPNFRGFEFILEGKLPLDALVINPRICGICGHAHLIATVKALENLYENAGENIKIPEKAKLIRDLTLSSEIIQNHLRWFYLFVLPDFLKLDKNPKLRKYQPIKGSQWRKGLDYSSKIVKVVAIFGGQWPHTSYAIPGGVTSDPTTFDIAEATAIVDSVLDFYEKNILGMPADKYLSIKNLDEYMKNAKNSDLKIFLNLCLKYNLHKLGRAYHRFLTVCDISPSISKGATKRKRKDFDINKVKEVDTYSFLTEKGFSFDKNRYSWAKAVRYDGLPYETSPLARRINNRDELFLNLVKDFKDSYMVRTWARIDEVLKLLLSMKNWLSQIDIKEPSYIKPKKDIKELEGKAFGFCEAARGSLIHEIQVKERIIKKYNIITPSTWNLGPRCPKYLSPAEKSIKGLRSSLLAEMVLRSFDVCSVCTTH from the coding sequence ATGCCAAAAGTTCATAAGACTGTTTTAAACAGGGTTGAAGGAGAAATAGAGCTTAAGCTTATATGGGAGAATGGAAAGATAAAAGATGCCTTTATAATTGCACCGAATTTCAGAGGATTTGAGTTTATATTAGAAGGGAAGCTACCTCTTGATGCCCTTGTAATAAATCCCCGAATATGCGGTATATGTGGACATGCTCACCTGATAGCCACAGTCAAAGCCCTTGAAAATCTATATGAAAATGCAGGGGAAAATATAAAAATTCCAGAAAAAGCAAAGCTAATCAGGGATTTAACCTTATCTTCAGAGATTATCCAGAACCATCTCAGATGGTTTTATCTATTTGTTTTACCTGATTTCCTAAAATTAGACAAAAATCCTAAGCTTAGAAAATATCAGCCTATAAAAGGTTCCCAGTGGAGAAAAGGATTAGATTACAGTTCTAAAATTGTAAAAGTTGTAGCAATATTCGGAGGACAATGGCCTCACACCTCTTATGCAATTCCCGGCGGTGTAACATCAGATCCAACAACATTTGATATAGCCGAAGCAACAGCAATAGTAGACTCAGTGTTAGATTTTTATGAAAAAAATATTCTTGGAATGCCTGCTGATAAATATTTGTCTATAAAAAATCTTGATGAATATATGAAAAACGCTAAAAACTCAGACCTGAAAATATTTTTAAACCTGTGTCTTAAATACAATCTTCACAAACTTGGTAGAGCTTATCACAGATTTTTAACTGTGTGTGATATCAGCCCTTCTATTTCAAAAGGGGCAACTAAAAGGAAGAGAAAGGATTTTGATATAAACAAGGTAAAGGAAGTTGATACTTATTCATTTTTAACAGAAAAAGGTTTTTCCTTTGATAAAAATAGATACTCCTGGGCTAAAGCTGTTAGATACGATGGTCTTCCGTATGAAACCAGTCCACTGGCGAGAAGAATCAATAACAGGGATGAACTATTTTTGAATCTTGTAAAGGACTTTAAAGATAGCTACATGGTAAGAACATGGGCAAGAATAGATGAAGTATTAAAACTGCTCCTTTCTATGAAAAATTGGCTGTCCCAGATAGATATCAAAGAACCTTCATATATAAAACCTAAAAAGGACATAAAAGAGTTAGAAGGAAAAGCCTTTGGTTTCTGTGAGGCTGCAAGGGGCTCTTTAATACATGAAATACAGGTTAAAGAAAGAATAATCAAAAAATATAATATCATCACCCCTTCCACATGGAATTTGGGCCCAAGATGCCCTAAATATCTATCCCCTGCTGAAAAATCAATTAAAGGATTAAGGTCTTCTCTTCTTGCTGAAATGGTTTTAAGAAGTTTTGATGTCTGTTCAGTCTGCACAACCCATTAA
- a CDS encoding TetR/AcrR family transcriptional regulator encodes MSKTKRISKEERKQEIVKTACKLFAERGYYNTTIPDIAEAMGMSVGNLYNYFSSKEELAKYIMKYSSKLLGDEIRKINEENISTKEKIYKIVRRFFEIAQEQPELIEYFLRVFLSNREVFEEGCEGFLCVNEVVTELMLFLEEGARKGDLRQQDFFPAFVTLMGPLGGMVFLQGENVLPKTPVEYSDELAENIWRALKND; translated from the coding sequence TTGTCAAAAACAAAAAGAATTTCAAAGGAAGAAAGAAAACAGGAAATAGTAAAAACTGCCTGTAAACTGTTTGCAGAAAGGGGTTACTACAATACAACCATTCCAGACATAGCAGAAGCTATGGGAATGAGTGTTGGAAATCTTTATAACTATTTCAGCTCAAAAGAAGAACTTGCCAAATATATAATGAAATATTCCTCAAAACTTCTTGGGGACGAAATAAGGAAAATAAATGAGGAAAATATTTCCACAAAAGAAAAAATCTATAAGATTGTAAGGAGATTTTTTGAGATAGCTCAGGAACAGCCTGAACTGATAGAGTATTTCCTCAGGGTTTTCCTCTCAAACAGAGAAGTTTTTGAGGAAGGATGTGAAGGATTTTTATGTGTAAATGAAGTAGTGACAGAACTTATGCTGTTTTTAGAAGAGGGAGCAAGGAAAGGGGATTTAAGACAACAGGACTTCTTCCCTGCATTTGTTACACTGATGGGTCCCCTTGGTGGAATGGTTTTCCTGCAGGGAGAAAATGTTTTACCAAAAACACCGGTAGAGTATTCAGACGAGCTTGCAGAGAATATATGGCGTGCCTTGAAAAATGACTAA
- a CDS encoding Ni/Fe hydrogenase produces MTKKTLLWLQGLSCNGNSQSLLNAENPSFYEIFSKIDLIFHPEISYKEDIEKILNKVLSGKKKVNFLVIEGSITTDKRFHRIGDFSIGDIVLKLKDKVDYIIAAGNCASFGNIPATFTGNPDVKGLQFTFKEKKGFLPPDFKTKSGYPVINIPGCPMHPAWFMQTLIALLEGREILLDEFNRPKELFMYLSHDGCIRNEYFEWKAEAEEFGHKEGCLFYNLGCRGPMTHAPCNKILWNRISSKTRAGMPCIGCTEFDFPLKENFFETKKNMGIPEEVPLGVSKRAYITITGVAKTLKNERVSKKLEETD; encoded by the coding sequence ATGACTAAAAAAACACTGCTATGGCTTCAGGGATTATCTTGTAATGGAAATTCTCAGTCTCTACTAAATGCAGAAAATCCGTCCTTTTATGAAATTTTTTCAAAAATAGACCTGATATTCCATCCAGAAATCAGCTACAAAGAAGATATTGAAAAAATATTAAACAAAGTTTTATCAGGCAAGAAAAAAGTAAACTTTCTGGTAATAGAAGGCAGCATAACAACAGACAAAAGATTTCACAGAATAGGGGATTTTTCCATTGGTGATATTGTCTTAAAACTGAAAGACAAAGTTGATTATATTATTGCAGCTGGAAACTGTGCGTCATTTGGTAATATTCCTGCTACTTTTACAGGAAATCCTGATGTAAAAGGTTTACAGTTTACCTTCAAAGAAAAAAAGGGTTTTTTACCTCCTGATTTTAAGACCAAATCAGGATATCCAGTTATAAACATCCCCGGATGCCCTATGCATCCTGCATGGTTTATGCAAACCTTGATTGCACTTCTTGAAGGAAGAGAAATCCTTTTAGATGAGTTTAACAGACCAAAAGAACTTTTTATGTATCTTTCCCACGATGGATGTATCAGGAATGAGTATTTTGAGTGGAAAGCAGAGGCAGAAGAGTTTGGACATAAGGAAGGTTGCCTATTTTATAATCTTGGATGCAGAGGTCCCATGACCCATGCACCTTGTAATAAAATCCTATGGAATAGAATATCTTCTAAAACAAGAGCAGGAATGCCCTGTATTGGATGCACAGAGTTTGATTTTCCACTAAAGGAAAACTTTTTTGAAACAAAGAAAAATATGGGAATTCCTGAAGAAGTCCCTCTGGGAGTTTCAAAGAGAGCATACATAACAATAACAGGCGTGGCAAAAACCCTGAAAAATGAAAGAGTTTCTAAAAAGTTAGAGGAGACGGATTAG
- a CDS encoding DUF6364 family protein — protein sequence MKTKLTLRIEKDLIENVRELSQKKGKSISKIVENYFKLILKDKEKNEELTPTVKKLKGVLKIKKFQRKIIRNT from the coding sequence TTGAAAACTAAATTAACTTTAAGAATAGAAAAAGATTTAATAGAAAATGTAAGAGAGCTTTCCCAGAAAAAAGGAAAGTCCATATCTAAAATTGTGGAAAATTATTTTAAACTAATCTTAAAAGATAAAGAAAAAAATGAAGAATTAACTCCAACAGTAAAAAAATTAAAAGGGGTTTTAAAAATAAAAAAATTTCAGAGGAAGATTATAAGAAACACTTAG
- a CDS encoding PDGLE domain-containing protein, whose protein sequence is MHKRFLLPVILLLAAVPLGLLTDKPAWGEWEQSFYKQVIGFIPEGMKNEGLIKAVIPDYSLNDIPEVLAYYLSAIVGISVIFLFFYMLKGFNRSKGEG, encoded by the coding sequence ATGCATAAAAGATTTCTTTTGCCTGTGATTTTACTGCTTGCTGCGGTTCCTTTAGGACTGCTTACAGATAAACCTGCATGGGGAGAGTGGGAACAAAGCTTTTATAAACAGGTTATCGGTTTTATACCTGAAGGAATGAAAAATGAAGGTCTAATAAAAGCTGTAATCCCTGATTACTCCTTAAATGATATTCCTGAAGTTCTCGCTTATTACCTGTCAGCTATAGTTGGAATTTCAGTTATATTCTTATTTTTTTATATGCTAAAAGGATTTAACAGGTCTAAAGGTGAAGGATAA
- a CDS encoding ABC transporter ATP-binding protein, whose product MIKVENLFFKYENKEVLKDISFSIKKGEKVVLLGINGSGKSTLLKILNGLIFAQQGKYFYKNTQITPKQLKDKNFVKQFRKEVVLLFQNPDSMLFNPTVYDEIAFGLRQLGLDNIDERVKYWADKLGIYKYLDRPPFELSGGEKQKVCLASLLALEPEVLLLDEPTANLDPRSIGWLVDFLYELDITVITTTHNLSLSLELGERGLVLSENHQLIYDGNLEEFIKDIDRLKEANLIHIHKHRHGNVIHTHYHLHDF is encoded by the coding sequence ATGATAAAAGTAGAAAATCTTTTCTTTAAATATGAAAACAAGGAAGTTTTAAAAGATATATCTTTTTCTATTAAAAAAGGGGAAAAGGTTGTTCTCCTTGGTATAAATGGAAGTGGAAAATCAACACTTTTAAAAATTTTAAATGGTTTGATTTTTGCTCAACAAGGAAAGTATTTTTATAAAAATACACAAATAACCCCGAAACAGCTTAAAGACAAAAATTTTGTGAAACAGTTTAGAAAAGAGGTTGTTCTCCTTTTCCAAAATCCTGACAGCATGCTTTTTAATCCTACTGTTTATGATGAGATTGCTTTTGGCCTTCGCCAGCTTGGTTTAGATAATATAGATGAAAGGGTTAAATACTGGGCTGATAAACTGGGGATTTACAAATATTTAGATAGACCTCCTTTTGAGCTTTCAGGTGGAGAAAAACAAAAGGTATGCCTTGCCTCACTCCTTGCTTTAGAACCAGAAGTTTTACTGCTTGATGAGCCTACAGCAAACCTTGACCCACGAAGTATAGGCTGGCTGGTCGATTTTCTGTATGAGCTTGATATTACAGTTATTACCACAACCCACAACTTAAGCCTGTCTTTAGAGCTTGGGGAGAGGGGACTTGTTTTATCAGAAAATCATCAGCTTATATATGACGGCAACCTTGAGGAGTTTATTAAGGACATAGACAGGCTAAAAGAGGCTAATCTGATACATATCCACAAACATAGACATGGCAATGTTATCCACACCCATTATCATCTCCATGACTTTTGA